Proteins encoded together in one Sphingobacteriales bacterium window:
- a CDS encoding amidohydrolase, producing the protein MQNLTFSLIQFDQAWEDKKANISKIERFIKEYVPHETDVIVLPEMFTTGFSMKPSALAEAPDGESFHWMKQTASALNKALCGSLIIKEKGKYYNRFYFIQPDGNYYCYNKRHLFTMAGEHHQYTAGKEKLVFVYKDFRICPMICFDLRFPAWNRNLEDYDVLLIVANWPEKRIAHWDPLIIARAIENQSYVVAVNRVGPDGNGTPHNGHSMAVDPMGKIIAFAAHHETVLTFSIQKDTIETTRKNLPFLHERDNFLMKD; encoded by the coding sequence ATGCAAAATCTGACATTTTCACTGATTCAGTTTGATCAGGCATGGGAGGACAAAAAAGCTAATATCAGCAAAATAGAGCGTTTCATTAAAGAATATGTCCCGCATGAGACTGATGTTATTGTTTTACCTGAAATGTTTACAACTGGATTCAGCATGAAGCCGTCTGCACTGGCCGAAGCTCCCGATGGTGAATCATTTCACTGGATGAAACAAACAGCTTCAGCATTAAATAAAGCACTCTGCGGCAGCCTGATTATCAAAGAAAAGGGGAAATATTACAACCGTTTTTACTTCATTCAACCTGACGGCAATTATTACTGCTACAACAAAAGACATCTCTTTACAATGGCCGGAGAACATCATCAGTACACAGCCGGTAAGGAAAAACTCGTCTTTGTGTACAAAGATTTCCGTATCTGTCCGATGATCTGTTTCGACCTGCGTTTTCCGGCATGGAACAGAAATCTTGAAGATTATGACGTTTTGCTGATCGTTGCCAACTGGCCGGAAAAAAGAATTGCACACTGGGATCCCCTCATCATAGCCAGAGCGATTGAAAATCAATCTTATGTGGTAGCAGTTAACCGTGTCGGGCCCGATGGAAATGGTACACCTCACAACGGACACAGCATGGCAGTTGATCCGATGGGGAAAATTATTGCTTTTGCTGCTCATCATGAAACTGTACTGACATTTTCCATACAAAAAGATACCATCGAAACCACCAGAAAAAACCTGCCTTTTCTCCACGAAAGAGACAACTTTTTAATGAAAGATTAA